CCTGCTTCTGTTAGGGCAAAAGCTCCTAATTTTCCACCGCTTGTGATGTTTTCTAGGTATTTATCTTTTTGTGCATCTGTCCCAAATTTTTGTAGGGCGTGTTGAAGGATAGATGATATAGAATATATGCCACCTACTGCTCCATCTACTTTGGCAAGCTCTTCTACTGCAACTATTTTTTCTAGTTGGCCCATGCCTGCTCCGCCGTATTCTTCGGCAACACCTATGCCTGTTAGGCCCATGTCTACAAGGTCAGCCCAAACATCGCTAGGAAATACTGCAGTTTTATCTCTTTCTTCTGCTGTAGGTCTTAGTTCTTTAATTGCATAATCTCTAACTAGGTCTCTAATGTCTATCTGGTTTTCTGTTAAAAGATTTTCCATATTTCACCTATTTTACTTCATATACATATTGGGCTACTGTACATAATGGAGGATTTTCAAGAACGTCTATAGAAGATGGGTATTCAGGATTTTCTGGATACTCGATTATTTTGAAGGCTCTAACTTCTATTAGGGCTTTGTTACCTTCTTTTCTTTTTATTCTTGCTATAAACTCCATATAGTCACCTGCTGCAAGAGGTTCATAAAGTCTAACTTTTTTAACCTTGGTCATTGTGCCTACGTTGCTAAATACTTTTGCCATCAATCTTTTGGCACAGTCTTCCATTAGGGTAAGGCCTCTGGCACCATTGACTACTCCACCACCATAAAATACATCTCGGTCGCTCATTCTATAACGCATTGTCATTGTTTCCATAATACTCTCCTTATCCAATTAAAACTCTACATCATCTTCTGGGAAGTCTTCTAGTTCTGCCCATGGATCTTTTACAAGGCCATCTGGTTGTAGGCCTCTTTGTAGGTGTTTTTTAACAACTAGTCTTACATGTCCTTTAGAGCAAAGTATTGGTTCATCATGCCAAATCATTTGACCAACTTTTCCGCTTTCTTTATCAGGACTTGCTAGTTTGAATACTTCTATAAGACAGTCTCTTGATGTATTTCCAATGTGGGTCATTGTTGCCTTGTATTCCATCATGTCGCCAACATAGACATCTTCATATATTTCTACATCGTGATAGCCTAAGCATAATGATTCATCGCCATCGTTTAATATCATTTGTTCTGTCTCAACATCGCCTATAAAATCAAATTGTCTACCTACTGGGACTCTACCGTCACAGTCTGAAGCATCTTGTGTAGTCATGTTGTAGCTTAAAAATGAAACTTTTCTTGTCATAATTTAACCTATATTACCCCTTCTTCTTTAAGTTGTTTTTCTTCTTCTTCTGTTAGATTGAATACTTCTCTGTTGTGTTGGCCTAAAAGTGGTGATGGAAAATTGATCTGTCCTGGTGATTCAGATAATTTTGGTACTATACCTTGCATCTTTACCTTGCCCATTGTTGGGTGGTCAACTTCTACAATCATATCTCTGGCTTTGATATGTGGATGATTTATAGCTTCTGCTACATCAAGGACTGGACCACATGGTACTCCTGCTTCTGCCATCATTTCTTCTAGTTCAGCCTTGGTGTACTCCAAAGTGAATTCTCTAATGGTGTTTTGTAAGTCTGGAAGATAGTTTTCACACCTAAATTCATTTGTTTCGTACCTAGGATCTTCTATCAATTCTTCTTTGCCCATAACTGTACAGAATTTTGCCCACAAGTTGTCATTTCCAACACCTAGGGCTACAAAACCGTCCTTGCATTCATATACGTCAAATGGAGCTATAGATGGGTCTATGTTTCCATTTCTTTGTGGAGCAACGCCCTCCATAAGGTATCTTGGAATAGCATTTTCTAGGATAGAAAATATTGTATCAACCATAGATACGTCTACTAGTTGGCCCTTGCCTGTTCTTTCTCTATATTGTAGAGCTATAAGTGCTCCGACCATTTGATAGATTCCTGAAACATGGTCAGCTACAGATGGACCTACTTTTACTGGTTGGGTAT
This window of the Anaerococcus mediterraneensis genome carries:
- a CDS encoding hotdog fold domain-containing protein; its protein translation is METMTMRYRMSDRDVFYGGGVVNGARGLTLMEDCAKRLMAKVFSNVGTMTKVKKVRLYEPLAAGDYMEFIARIKRKEGNKALIEVRAFKIIEYPENPEYPSSIDVLENPPLCTVAQYVYEVK
- a CDS encoding CaiB/BaiF CoA-transferase family protein encodes the protein MINNGALEGLKVIDLTSALSGPFCTMFFADFGADVIKIEPVNGEQCRTWGPIDEKSGESGFFAYSNRNKKGVTLNLKSEKGLQMFYDLVKNADFVCENYKGGVTKKLKIDYDTLKEINPKLIYVSGSGFGQTSPLAERPCYDIVAQAMGGIINLTGFRDTQPVKVGPSVADHVSGIYQMVGALIALQYRERTGKGQLVDVSMVDTIFSILENAIPRYLMEGVAPQRNGNIDPSIAPFDVYECKDGFVALGVGNDNLWAKFCTVMGKEELIEDPRYETNEFRCENYLPDLQNTIREFTLEYTKAELEEMMAEAGVPCGPVLDVAEAINHPHIKARDMIVEVDHPTMGKVKMQGIVPKLSESPGQINFPSPLLGQHNREVFNLTEEEEKQLKEEGVI